In Allomuricauda ruestringensis DSM 13258, the following proteins share a genomic window:
- a CDS encoding acetylornithine carbamoyltransferase: MKHYLTVNDIASLPDWVDEAINLKKDPYQFEGLGKRKTICLLFFNNSLRTRLSTQKAAMNLGMEVMIMNFGNEGWALEYGDGTIMDQGTSEHIKEAAQVVSQYADIVAIRAFAGLVDKEKDEAEEVINGFAKYASIPVVNMESSVGHPLQALADAITLKENETKKRPKVVLSWAPHPKALPHAVANSFTQMMKLQDADFVITHPEGYELNPEITKGCTIEYNQDEALKDADFVYVKNWSSYSDYGKVLSKDTNWTITKEKLGNAKFMHCLPVRRNMIVEDAVLDSEQSLVVEQAKNRIFSAQIVLKKILEDI, from the coding sequence CAACCTAAAAAAAGACCCGTATCAGTTTGAAGGTTTGGGCAAACGAAAAACGATCTGCTTGCTGTTTTTCAACAATAGTCTCAGAACACGTTTGAGCACACAAAAAGCAGCCATGAACCTTGGTATGGAAGTAATGATCATGAATTTTGGCAATGAAGGCTGGGCACTGGAATACGGGGATGGCACAATAATGGACCAAGGCACTTCAGAACATATTAAGGAAGCTGCACAGGTGGTTTCCCAGTACGCTGATATTGTTGCCATCCGTGCTTTTGCAGGTTTGGTCGACAAAGAAAAAGATGAAGCCGAAGAAGTCATTAACGGATTTGCCAAATATGCATCCATTCCCGTAGTGAACATGGAAAGTTCGGTGGGTCACCCGCTTCAGGCATTGGCAGATGCCATAACTTTAAAGGAGAACGAAACCAAAAAGAGGCCTAAAGTGGTGCTTTCTTGGGCTCCCCATCCAAAAGCATTGCCGCATGCTGTGGCCAATTCGTTCACCCAGATGATGAAGCTACAGGACGCTGATTTTGTCATCACACATCCCGAAGGGTATGAACTAAATCCAGAGATAACCAAGGGGTGTACAATTGAGTATAATCAAGATGAAGCGTTGAAAGATGCCGATTTCGTCTACGTGAAAAACTGGAGCAGTTATTCCGATTATGGTAAAGTATTGAGCAAAGACACTAATTGGACGATTACAAAAGAAAAGCTGGGAAATGCAAAGTTTATGCACTGTCTTCCCGTTCGAAGAAATATGATCGTGGAGGATGCTGTTTTGGACAGTGAACAATCTTTGGTGGTGGAACAAGCCAAAAACAGGATTTTCTCAGCTCAAATTGTATTAAAGAAAATATTGGAAGACATATGA